Proteins from a single region of Zavarzinella sp.:
- a CDS encoding FtsK/SpoIIIE domain-containing protein, translating into MNNQLTTAKVGTERKNLFDIQREALSELLNIVATRARTEKTTREAYQNALARSEKELVRQKTLLEKQHQEELGQLQASLTNTLEEIERKFRDETGAADREYEVTKSEVTARYNQLEEETKAALQDARWSADSIHEAVEKEARKANVDAKKIVGDTAIRVEELWQSATGPLLRAGLKIEDVQKRIAKNTPIPGNPEEEMESGLVSGAAAVHSLRDLKFIGFLKPISVLWFLLPLCVAAGVVAQFTNPWWLGATVGAIIATALAILLRWVLVKNVTRKISQYVQELVESIQTIETGSEQYLKQSEMTFRHTIMEANKKRNHDIKMAEETANPKLQQFLEDRKRELIEAGDKHTRTKTKLQKWREDATSQAQTHFNSSKQKCDTAFQQAIQKVETTHLDMAVQAKATLDSMEGAIAIAWGDGQDRVGRMLNKLKANGLEHFPDWNSPFWYSPTVATKVPAGVRFGDFQVDLTRLPGGISFEDEGTEPTLPIRMKVPAFLPFPDHCSFLIRSTGDAREHAIAALQAIMLRLLTAIPPGKLRFTIIDPVGLGENFASFMHLSDYDEQLVGSRIWTEPAHIEQRLLDLTGHMETIIQKYLRNEYKTIEDYNREAGEVAEPFRVLVIANFPANFTLEAARRLVSIVNSGPSCGVYTLITHDPRQPLPQGFSIADLEEKSINLVWKENAFVWKDDSFKDFPLELGKPPVQSEMSRIVRWVGENSKNANVVEVPFEYVAPTVYDIWQGDSRHGLSVAIGRAGATRRQILSFGKGTAQHALIAGKTGSGKSTLLHALIVNMGLTYSPNELNLYLIDFKKGVEFKDYAAYRMPHAKAVAIESEREFGLSVLQKLDLELQERGNMFRSIGVNSIAEYRDHLDRQPTEGLPKVMPRILLVVDEFQEFFVEDDRLAQDAALLLDRLVRQGRAFGLHILLGSQTLGGAYSLARSTIDQMAIRIALQCSEADAQLILSKDNNAARLLNRPGEAIFNDRNGLIEGNNLFQVVWMSDETRENQLKDIRKRADLLQFQQLSPLVFEGNVPSMLESSPTYLKLVGENLWPEASRKYQVWLGDPIAIKDPTNVIFRYNSGQNLLIVGQDEELALSVASTTLLSLGLSHHPAKVQFVVLDGTLDDHPQAGILASVANVLPHRVDLVDRTQIQSVFTRLHDLVQHRNGDPAADRTPVFCIIHAVHRYRDLKKDDDFGFNRRGDKSVTPGQAFATILRDGPAVGVYCVVWADSTANILRAVDRQGLREFSQRILFQMSANDSSLLIDTPVANRLSRYRAISYTDETGQLEKFRPFKLPERDWLRQLRKDLEQRPEAGAANLPSLLAPPPIEEGGEQSPAPAESHRDE; encoded by the coding sequence ATGAATAATCAACTGACTACCGCGAAAGTAGGAACAGAGCGTAAAAACCTGTTCGACATCCAGCGCGAAGCACTGTCCGAACTGCTGAATATTGTGGCAACACGTGCCAGAACTGAAAAGACCACACGGGAAGCCTATCAGAATGCGCTGGCCCGCTCGGAAAAAGAGCTGGTGCGGCAAAAAACATTGCTGGAAAAGCAACACCAGGAAGAACTTGGGCAATTACAGGCATCGCTGACAAACACTCTGGAAGAAATTGAACGGAAATTTCGCGATGAAACCGGTGCAGCAGATCGGGAGTATGAAGTAACGAAATCGGAGGTCACCGCACGTTACAATCAGTTGGAGGAAGAAACAAAAGCCGCCTTGCAGGATGCACGCTGGTCTGCAGATTCGATCCATGAAGCAGTTGAAAAAGAAGCCAGGAAGGCAAATGTTGATGCCAAGAAGATTGTGGGTGATACCGCGATCCGCGTAGAAGAATTGTGGCAGTCGGCGACTGGCCCATTATTGAGGGCTGGCCTGAAAATTGAGGATGTACAGAAGAGAATCGCCAAAAATACCCCCATCCCAGGCAATCCAGAAGAGGAAATGGAATCTGGCCTGGTTTCTGGTGCCGCCGCAGTGCACTCACTGCGGGATTTAAAGTTTATTGGTTTTCTCAAACCAATCTCTGTTTTGTGGTTTCTCCTCCCACTGTGCGTGGCAGCAGGGGTGGTGGCTCAATTTACCAATCCCTGGTGGCTGGGTGCCACCGTAGGAGCAATTATTGCTACTGCTCTGGCCATTCTGCTCCGCTGGGTGCTGGTGAAAAATGTTACCCGCAAAATCAGCCAGTATGTGCAGGAATTGGTGGAATCGATCCAGACGATTGAAACAGGAAGCGAACAATATCTGAAGCAATCGGAAATGACCTTTCGCCACACCATCATGGAAGCGAATAAAAAACGCAACCATGATATCAAAATGGCAGAAGAAACGGCGAATCCGAAATTACAGCAGTTTCTGGAAGATCGCAAACGAGAACTGATTGAAGCGGGCGATAAGCACACCCGCACCAAAACCAAACTGCAGAAGTGGCGGGAAGATGCCACTTCACAGGCACAAACCCACTTCAACTCCAGTAAGCAGAAATGCGATACTGCCTTTCAGCAGGCGATTCAGAAAGTAGAAACCACCCACCTGGACATGGCTGTGCAGGCGAAAGCCACATTGGACAGCATGGAAGGTGCGATCGCCATCGCCTGGGGCGATGGACAGGATCGCGTGGGGAGGATGCTGAACAAACTGAAAGCAAACGGACTGGAACATTTTCCCGACTGGAACAGCCCATTCTGGTATTCGCCCACAGTGGCAACAAAAGTGCCTGCCGGGGTGCGATTTGGCGATTTTCAGGTCGATCTTACCCGTTTGCCGGGCGGGATTTCGTTCGAAGATGAAGGTACCGAGCCCACGTTGCCGATTCGGATGAAGGTGCCCGCCTTTTTGCCGTTTCCCGACCACTGTTCGTTCCTGATCCGCTCCACGGGTGATGCCCGCGAACATGCCATTGCCGCCTTACAGGCAATTATGCTGCGACTGCTGACGGCGATCCCACCTGGAAAGTTGCGCTTCACCATTATTGACCCGGTGGGGCTGGGTGAAAACTTTGCCTCGTTCATGCACCTGTCTGATTATGATGAGCAATTGGTGGGCAGCCGGATCTGGACGGAACCTGCCCATATTGAGCAGCGTTTGCTCGATTTGACAGGCCACATGGAAACGATTATCCAGAAGTATCTTCGCAACGAATACAAAACGATTGAAGATTACAATCGCGAAGCGGGTGAGGTAGCAGAGCCGTTTCGCGTGCTGGTGATTGCAAACTTTCCCGCGAACTTTACGCTGGAGGCGGCTAGGCGGCTAGTCAGCATTGTCAACAGTGGGCCATCCTGTGGGGTCTATACACTGATTACCCACGATCCCAGACAACCGTTGCCCCAGGGCTTTTCTATTGCCGATCTGGAAGAAAAGTCAATCAACCTGGTCTGGAAAGAAAATGCATTTGTCTGGAAGGACGATTCCTTCAAAGATTTTCCGCTGGAACTGGGCAAGCCACCAGTGCAAAGCGAAATGTCGCGCATTGTCCGCTGGGTGGGTGAAAACAGCAAAAACGCCAATGTTGTCGAAGTGCCCTTTGAATACGTTGCACCCACCGTGTATGACATCTGGCAGGGCGATTCCCGCCATGGGTTGTCCGTTGCCATCGGCCGTGCAGGTGCAACCCGCCGGCAGATCCTTTCCTTTGGTAAAGGGACTGCACAACACGCCTTGATTGCTGGGAAAACCGGTTCGGGTAAGTCGACCTTGCTGCATGCACTTATCGTGAACATGGGATTGACTTATTCCCCCAACGAACTGAACCTGTACCTGATTGACTTCAAGAAAGGCGTAGAGTTTAAGGATTACGCTGCTTACCGAATGCCCCACGCCAAAGCGGTGGCGATTGAAAGTGAACGTGAATTCGGTCTGAGTGTGCTGCAAAAGCTCGATCTGGAACTTCAGGAACGTGGGAATATGTTCCGATCGATCGGGGTGAATTCGATTGCTGAATATCGTGATCATCTGGACCGTCAGCCCACGGAGGGTCTGCCGAAAGTGATGCCACGCATCCTGCTGGTGGTGGATGAGTTCCAGGAATTTTTTGTGGAAGACGACCGGTTGGCTCAGGATGCTGCCCTGCTCCTCGACCGACTGGTGCGTCAAGGCCGTGCGTTTGGACTGCATATTCTGCTTGGTTCGCAAACGCTGGGTGGTGCCTATTCGCTTGCACGCAGCACGATCGATCAGATGGCGATCCGCATTGCACTGCAATGCTCTGAAGCAGATGCTCAACTGATTCTCAGCAAGGACAATAACGCCGCCCGCCTGCTCAATCGACCTGGGGAAGCGATTTTCAACGATCGCAACGGCTTAATTGAAGGCAACAACCTGTTCCAGGTAGTCTGGATGTCGGATGAAACACGGGAAAACCAGTTGAAGGACATCCGCAAACGGGCCGATCTGTTGCAATTTCAACAGCTCTCGCCACTCGTTTTTGAAGGGAATGTGCCTTCGATGCTGGAATCTTCCCCCACTTACCTGAAGTTGGTGGGTGAGAATCTGTGGCCGGAAGCATCGCGGAAATATCAGGTCTGGCTGGGTGATCCGATTGCGATTAAGGATCCCACGAACGTGATTTTCCGTTACAATTCTGGCCAGAATCTGCTCATTGTGGGGCAGGATGAAGAGCTGGCGTTATCCGTTGCCAGCACCACCTTGCTATCGCTGGGTCTGAGTCACCACCCTGCCAAAGTACAGTTTGTGGTACTGGATGGCACCCTGGACGATCACCCGCAGGCGGGGATTCTGGCCAGCGTGGCCAATGTTTTGCCCCACCGTGTAGATTTGGTGGATCGCACTCAGATCCAGAGCGTATTCACCAGACTGCACGATCTGGTGCAGCACCGAAATGGTGATCCAGCGGCAGACCGCACACCTGTTTTCTGTATCATTCACGCTGTTCACCGCTATCGCGATTTGAAGAAGGACGATGATTTTGGCTTCAACCGCCGTGGGGATAAATCAGTCACCCCAGGTCAGGCTTTCGCCACGATTCTGCGGGATGGGCCTGCGGTGGGGGTGTATTGTGTTGTCTGGGCAGATTCCACCGCCAACATTCTGCGTGCGGTGG